Within Lytechinus pictus isolate F3 Inbred chromosome 7, Lp3.0, whole genome shotgun sequence, the genomic segment AATTTGTAGGCTATGGCAGTCATTTTGGACGCCCTCTTGGATTTTCAGGTACCCTGGCGTGCTTATGTTCACTCTACCTGTATCAGTAGACCTTGTACCCCCTACACCATAGAATATGCATCGAAAATGGATGTCTAAGTGGATAAAGAGTTGGTTATGTTAATTTTCAGTGAACGATGGCCATTTTAGACGCCATTTtcaaaataaccactttcccgaaTGCggattttgatagatttttagtatgttattcctgacaTCAAATAGTACCAAAAACAGTTGAAAACGTTATTGTTGCAAGTTTTTTTGTGATCAAAATAGAGCAAAAAAGGGTGTAGAATGGCagccatattgtttttgccatTTTGAGGATTTTAACATTAAATTCAAGGTTGGCAACAACATATTTGGACTCAGCGCCCtcaaattatgttaaaacacTTCTTAATTTAGCATTAACACGATTTGCCTAAGGCAGTCTActtttctcaaatctggacctgactataAAGATgggcaagacatatttttttctcattcattgcaactgttgccatggtaatggcatAGGgcagggtattaatcaccttcagtgatagtTCTAGTTAGGACATATTGAAAAAAAGCTTTTTCCCAGAATACAATACTTGTATCATTGCATCTCTAGAAATTTCTAATTTATTGTGTCTGAAACTGTTGGACCACaaaaagtttcaaattttctaataaaaaggttAAAAAATTTATGGGACAACATGTTGTGTATGAGACATTTGTACACAATGTCAATGGGGAAGTGAATGttaaatttgtgtacaaagtagGCTTGGGCAATTCCCACCTTTCCCAGAACCGACTCCGGCTCTGACCTAAGGCTTCGGTTCCGAGAGGAGTCGACTCCACCATCACTTAACACACTAGAGAATGACGAGATACATATCAAGCTCTTTTTCATGTCCATAAAGTGAACAGAGCTACTGTGTACACTGGCAAGAtatccccctctctttctctctccctccctctttctctttttttaaaccaaCCTCTTGGCTTTCTTGTTATTGAAACCTTGAAAGTGTGTATTACTTGAAGGGGGCAATTACTTGTATGTGGTCAGTAGATAAGAGAAGCCAGAATGCAGATATGTTCTGTTTGGATTAGTCTGCTTGCACAGCAAAGTTTGAGAAAtttcggacaaataatgagaaagttatgagcatttgaatattgcaatcactaatgttatggagatcctcatattggcaatgcgacaaagatgtgtgatgtcacttgtgaacaactctccccattgctttagtttatatttcacttaaactgcctcttttatcacatctatcagtagatcatgtgttctttctataggagggcatatAATACAGATattgaaagaatacatcatggataaagagtttgtatcgccataagaaaaagcaaaaagagacattttggggatattttatagtccatcaaagggaaagttgttcacatgtgacatcacacatccttgtcgcattgccaatgggaggatctccatagcattagtgattgcaatattcaaatgctcataactttctcattattcgttcaatttttctcaaactttttttgttcttattctttgattttctgtttcgacacaagcctacttttttcaaaggtttcattcccctttaaactatCTACCTCCATGATTAAACTAACTTGTGTATTAGATTTCCGTACAATGATTTAAGCATGCAATTATAAACGAAGTCTGGAATTCCCTTCAACAGGGCTTTTATGTGTTATAAAACATAATTGGTTCTCTTGTATAGAGTGGATCCCTCAGGCTAGAGTAATGGGCCTTGAAAGAATGGGGGTCGACTTTTCGACTCTGGTGACAAGAATCGGGTAGACTCGATTACTCGGCTCTGATGCCCAAGCCTAGTACAAAGTAAAgggagaaaaacaaatttcaagagtgctctgAAAGTGAGTTATTCCACTTTTCTGGAGTTCTAAAGACTGCctagtcataatttttttttgttatatgatttctaatttcatttttgttttgtatatcaTGTATGTTCTACATTGTCAAGCGATTTGATATGGATTTcatgaaaagcgctatataagactaagttgttattattattatcaaaatttattCTATTGTTTTTACCATATTTCCATTGGATCCTAAGGGACTTTCTTGGGACCTATTTTAGTTTTCCAGGGTTGTTTTGGGCATTTGGAATTCACTCCATGCccccgtattttttttttttttactgtactAAGCAATGCTTTCTTAATTCTTTCTTTAGGGTATGAAGCTGATTGAACAGTTAGATCCTGAAGGCTTTGCTTCATACTTAAAGAAATACAGTAATACAATCTGTGGAAGACATCCCATTGCTGTTCTTCTAAATGTAAGTTCGAATCTGCGGAACAACCTTTATAACTCTAATGTAGAAATCCCATTCTTTCGATTTCTATTAAAGATACCAATTCTGTGTTCTTCGTTGTTCAATACGTCACATTCGTGTTCTGCAGTGATACGTACTAAGCATATAAAAGCTTGAATAAACTTAAGTTTCCATGCAGATGAAGCTCAGAAAACGCATACTAAATACTAAGGCTCAGTGTGCATATAGAATAGATGATGTTCTGATTAGTTCATGAGGTAAAAGGTCACAATGATCATTATACAATGTACCTGAAAATATCTCTTTCTCATGATaattaaataaacttttttgaggagtcAATTTCAAACTTGGCTGTTTATGCATATGTGACTGAGGATGATCTGAGCGGATTTTGGGCTCACACGGTCACAGTTTGAATATTTTCGAAGGTAGGTGTGTAGTAGATTTCGCTCTGACaattcatatttctttaaatttttccTTTCATAGGCAACCTGGACTTGTACTGTAGACTTCCTTGTTCCTTTCCTCTGTTGTACTCACATATTTGTTTTGTAACTTGTTCCTTGTTGAAAtgccaaataataataatagcggaaGCGTAATTACAGGTgctatattttttgtgtttttgtggggggggggggcttgtttaAACTCTTCTCTTCTTGTAACATGATGTAAACATGTATGTTTAATATAAACATTATACAGGTACATTTTACATCATAGCTTGCAAAATATTTAGTGTCGAGTGattgaattttgattttgtacCTTGTTCATTTCAGGCCATTGTGGCAGTAAAAGAACAGAAGAACGGAACCCAGTATGATATGAAATTCCTCCAGTACACCCAATCCAATAAGTGCACACATAGCAGTGATAGTTCCGTCAGTTACGCTTCAGCCGCCTTCACCATGAGCTAATACTCCTATCTGTGTGGCGCCCTCTTTGTTTGTGTGTAGATAAGCTGTGAACTGtgttagaaagaaaaaaggcaCAGACTGTTTGCAGACTGGAATGAATGACGATGTCCTGTCAACGTTTTGCCACACTACTCACTCCAGAACAAAGGGAAGTGAGTGGTCAGTTAGGGTTTCGCTGATGGACTGAAGAATGCTTTCTCTCCATGGTGAACTcaaatagtacatgtatattatatttcattagttACAAAGCACAAAAGAAAGAGGGTTATTTCTTTCTGCTTGAATGTGTCATATAAAGAGTTGAAACTACAGTCAAAACAGTGTCAGCAACAACCTGTAAAAAGACCACCTGCTTTCTAACACTGAATCCTGAGGCACATTGGCTTGTATTCTCAAAAGATTGTACCATGGTAGAAAACTATGGACTTTGCAGATTTCTTTTATTATCGGGCTTCAATTAGGCACCCTTTTCCAAAAGCAGGCATTTTTCTTTAAGTGCGGGATGgaataataattatgtacaaaaatctgcatagtccatggtACAAATGAAATCTCTGTTGAGAATATGGGCCATTATGTGTATAAGAACCCACCAATAGCAATCGCCTCTTATAAAGGCCACATTTTGTGTCTCCCTTTGATGGTCATTATTGACAAGCTTCACTGTATTTGATATCAATctcaaatatggaaagccagtggCATCATAATTCATCATCAGGGCATACACACTGTCCCTAAGAATGAGTGTGTTGATTGGTTGAATCAATGAGGTATGCCCATTGGTCGAATCAATGATGCATCTTCTAGCATGGTGTCAAGAGAACATTGCTTGAACACTCTTATTCAAGCTGGAGAATTGTGTCATTTTGTGTCATCTAATACCCCGTTTAGATCTATCTCTTTCTGGTGTCACACTAGACAATTGTCTTGAGCTAACACAGCATAAAATTCCTTGTCAAAACACGAGGTGCACTTTGGGGCCGTTTAGATCATCTGCAGTAATCGTGAGGTGCATCGTCTCCCTTTGCATTGTCGTGGCAAAATGTCAATCAAGGGGAATGCGCACGCTGCACAATGATCGCTTAGATAAAGGACTTCCGTTTTCTATGCCGAATTCACACAGAGACCGTTTTGATCTACAATCCAACAGTGGATTACGCCGTGTGACCTCACGATTATGACAGACTGTCTAGGGAGTATTTTACCTCGCGATTTCCTCAGATTCATGCTTTGCGCTTTGTGCCGAGACAATTTAGATCTACAGTAGACAAATGACAACCTGCAGTAGCATCCTAGGTTACCTTGCATTCATTGGTAGATCTAAACGGGGTatgaaattcaatttgattAGAAATAGGTGTAgaaattatgtttatgtatGAACTTCATAATTTGCCAGACATTTGTTGGTTATAATTTATTTACGAAAATCAAGTATttacaaattgtattttttaaaattagttGCAGGCCTGAGTTGTTTAACAATGTTGATTAATTAGCGGGTGGTTGCGGTTAACGGGCTGGGggtaacaaaaagaaaatgtatgtgAAGTTTACATGTCACATCTTTACATCCATGAAATACCCATTTGTTTTCCATGTTCTTGAACTTgacattgttttgatttagttggaaattatcaagaaagggaagaatatacaaatagcgaatagccatgagtgcgatggtgcgagatttcgcatgaggtgaaagaaagatgctctattcaacgaggcgatagccgagttgaatagagcgtctctttctttcaccgaatgcgaaatctcacACCTTTGCACGAAAAAGAATATTCgatatttgtgttgtacaacgtcTCTGAATctagcaaaaatatgaaaaaaaagagtttttccctgcagttatctatgaaaagggagcaaaaataccgaaagcgaaaagcaaaatcccacaagcgcacatgacctttgggcagcattgcgcatttataACCAGAAGGCTATACGCGTtttgcaccttcatttttactgagcgcaatgaataaaatcgtattgtgacgtcacctcctgaagccgtgcaacggtacattttggatggtacgtcgtgcgtgcaacggtacgaatgtttgacattcagtctCCAATTTGCTCgtgtacaacaagctaagtaggcgttgtacaatatccCCTTTTTCTTGACTCTGAAGAATCGTTTCTAATTGATGACACTTTCGGTTTGCCtacatgaaagtctacatgtgagACCACAAGAAGTACCATAATACCATTCCACATACATAATTTTGTGtaggtcaaatgtgacataaattGAAAACTATCTTTTGGAGTCACGATAGAGGggaatattgttcattttcttgatagttCAAACTAAATCGAAACAATTTCAtggaaatatagaaaaaaaatattagcatATCATTAATGTGAAGAGCTGGaatgtgaaatttcaacaattttataCGGGAAGGATTTTGTATTCTAATATGGTCAGATGGTTGTCAAAATAGGAATATGTTTATGCTTTTAATGGTTGTTTTTGAATGGTGTTTAAGCATTTTAACTCAGCATTgatttgttgtatattgccaaCACTAACAACATTTTATAGACTGGGCTGAAGAtgacattttcttcttttaaagcaGAAACAAACCTACAGCCTTAATAATGCCCCCTCAAGTCTACTCGTATCTGACCAGCATAATGCAGCATTCTGAGAGCCtatgtagtcttgtaatataatCACACagtaattaactactcaattcATTCAAGCCTCACTAATTAGGTTACAATGTAGCAAAATAATGTAGGAAGTGTCGAAACATTTAAGATTAAGCTAAAAACTTACCTCTTTAACTCACTTTATCGATGATTTTCTGTTACTTGTAATTTTGCTTGCCCCCCTTCACTTGTGCGCCTTGAGTATCTCTTACAAGATGGATATGGCACCTAACAGATtgcatatatcattattattatcattaaaacaatTACTTTCCGCTCAAAACATTTAAGTTTCTCTGTATGAAAGCTCATTTATTCTCTGTATTATTGATGTTATCTCAAAATATATGTGTTTTAAACTAgttatttataacacacagtcaatcaGAGATCACACAAAGTTTTGATCAGCCGTGGTAAATACCACAAAAATTAAGGTCAATTTTTCAATGAATTACCAGATTATATTAATGTGTGTGCCCTAAAATGGTTATGATGTgaaggatgaaaaaaaaaagtaatttatttgataaatttcacagcaaatttcattttcatttggcCCCAGatcaaaatagaatatttttattttggtctTTATATATAATCCCTTCTCAAGCAAGGAATGGCTGAcaatttcaggatataatattTGTCTATAGCTTTctgatatcaaattattaaatttgtaaagcaaGTGCTCAAAgggctatttttttaataaaaatacattcagAGAGGGGATGATAATATTGGAATGTTAAATGATACTCGAGTATGAATGACATTACTGACCCTTTACTAAAGCTGTAGAGGggctttaaaataattttactgcTTTATGATATTTATACCATGCATTATACTGGTTGACAGCACGGCATCCTAATTCATAATTTCGGACAGCATATGATCAGGGTATGATTAATCTTACCATTAAACTACCATGGCAAATTTGCATGGCAATCATTCAAAATCAAGTTTTCatggatagaagaagaaaacattCAGTGACCACTACACTTGTAGTAGTGGAATTTTAGATGCTATTTGACTATGATTCACATTTCCGAAGCTTTAGACAGgctttaaatatgtttttaaatatgaaattacaACATACAGGCAAATGCATTGCCAGTGTTTCTAATTTCACTACAGCCTTCATCATACGTGTACGTTGGTGGTTGGAGGGCTTCTCATTATGAAGTGCATAGTCCTAGTTGTCATGTAATCAAGAATTTACAAGGAGTCTTAAATAATGCTTTTATACATATGTATTCTATATCTCATGTAATGtgtcatgtatttatttatggtAAAAGATATAAAGGAGGAAATTTTCTTAGTATGGAAGTTTCTGAAGTAGATAGGTGAGTCCACACTAGTTAGATATATCAAGATGTATcaaattcttttttctttttcttttttgaataTTCATAGCTTGCCTTGTTACAATTTAATATGCATAAAAAGATGAGTCAtagaatttgtttatttttcctttGTTAACTCTGCATAATTATTGTCAGAGAGTGAAAGGTTTCAATTCTAATTCAGGATATTGTCTTTTGCATTCTGATGAAAGGAAAGCTAAATAAAAATATCTGCAATGTCCCTCATTCCAACCTGCAAAACAAGgaagaaatataaatgcatCCAAATCATAACATTTTCGTCTTGCAACAAATCTGACGCTTGAACTTGAAGATCAGTTTTGTACTAGTTAATAGTGTattatttatgcaaaatttggGATTTTGTAATAAACTTGGAAGATTATaacatttcgtctcataatATTGGTTTGTCTTTCCTTTACTGTGAAATCAAAGTAAACATAATCGACATGTACACAAGTGGTGCTGCGATTGTCTTGGACTGGAATAATTGTTTTTCctggggatttattttaaaatttctgaCATTTATCTACTATACCTATCACAGAGGGTAGTACTAGTTTGATATGAGCACCATTCAGATACACACAATTTCAAATGTTAgtgattttaaatgtttttcaaCATTTAACTGGGTCTAAATAAATGATTGCTGATGTAAAATGAAAGGCAAGAACAAAAAGTATTCAAAGGTTGGGTCATTTTTAAGGATAAATATTATTCAAAGTTAGAATTAAGGGCATTTTGAAAATAACCATCTCTTCACCACAGGACTTGtgatattaaagggatgctccgggctgaaaatattgaaatctatataaacagagtaaaattcacaaagcaaaatgcttaaaatttcatcaaaatctgataacaaataccaaagttattgaatttcaaagtttagcaatattttggtcaatggtcaatggtaatggtttatttaaaaaattcagtagcagccaaaggctgaattgcagaatctttttacaaataataatataaacatgataataagTCACATTATTACACAATTCTTAACAAATCAAAATAGTTATACGATCCTTATAAAGAACTTGCCAAGACAAATAGTATGTGATATATCATGCATTATTTGAAGAAGAAAGTAtagacacacaaaaaaagacAATTCATTTAAAACACACACACTATGTCTATCAATTAAAACTTCGAAACGGGCATTAGAGCAAGAACAGTTTGATTTAGGAgaagtgaaaaaaagaaagagcagAGATAGAACAGGAAgatatgaaagagagagagagcaaaggAGGGGAGGAAATTTGAGTTGAAAGTTGGGAAGACAGGAAGTAATCTAGAAGAGGTAGAAATAAGAAGTTTTAAGGCTGCAAAgttaaaatagataaatgaaaacaaatttggaAGAATTTGAGTAAAAGTTATAATAGATTATCCTTGTACAAAAACATTATGTATAGCCTACACAGGTACAGATTGAAATCTGATTACACattaaaagaatgaaagagtagtagtagtagtagtaattgtagtagtagtagtaatagtagtagtagtagtagtagtagtagtagtagtaatagcagtagtagtagtagtagtgaaaacagttatatgcatgtcatcatgaatattcattagattggctggtgatgtcacatccccactttcctttttcttatgttgttacatgaaatcataattgtttcatttttttccacaCGTGtgaatatgtctcccttgtaataaaataagttgcagcaatgaatgtctaatgcacttaatcagttgttattccaatatttttggttcttgaaggaaatatttgaataaacctaatttcatatggtaaaatacaaaagaacgagTGGAGATAATTATGACATCAGTTTggtcattgaatattcatgaagatatgccaagaactgtttcaccataataatgcaaatcttcaaaatgccataactttgttattccttgtccgattttgatcaaatttccagtattttgtttgatttttcttaatctcttcaaatcacattattttcagcctggagtacccctttaaaggggaataaTTTGTTTCAATAAGAAATATGTAATGTAAGATAtaaatctttcaaaacaaaGCTTATTTTTTTGAAAGATTGTTATCAAAACCCTACAAAATAATTTATCCgataaatttaaattaaaatcacaTGAATATTGTGAAGGTTTCTGTCAAAATTCCTTTGTTTGATCTGGTATAAGTGTATAGACCCTTTAAAAAGTCAACAACAAAAGGACTAAAtcctgctttaaaaaaaaacttaagaaAGATACAACATGTCAGTGAGGTGAAagggaagaagagaaaaaggatGGAGTTTacactacaaaaaaaaaataaaatggtgtTGATTGGTGTCAATAAAGGACCACACCCGTCATTTTACTCTGGACtgcgtcttacaaagaattgcaattgatccgatcatcaACATCTGAAATGCATGTTAGTTCAGTAAAATTTCTAGATATGCTGTATACTTAGTGTGCTGAGCTTCGTTTACAgtggacattgtgcaaatttcctgtggaAAAGAATTACgatactgatggatttccatacagttgaggttgataggatcaatcgtaaccctttgtaagacagggccctggtgtTATATTTGTGGTGTTACTTTCAACATACCTCTGGTTGGTATAATACGGAGCCCGCCAGGTGACATGAGGAGAAAAAATTATCCGTacattatttcgttcccacgaaatattatttcgtggccacgcaatattatttcgttcccacgaaatactatttcgttcccacgcaatattatttcgttcccacgacATACTATTTtgttcccacgcaatattatttcgttcccacgcaatattttttcgttcccacgcaatattatttcgttcccacgaaatactatttcgttcccacgcaatactATTTCATTCCCACGCAatactatttcgttcccacgcaatattatttcgttcccacaaaatactatttcgttcccacgaaatattattttgttcccacgcaatattatttcgttcccaggaaatattatttcgttcccacaaAATGTTATTTCCCCTCTCTCCGATCCGCCGTACCGCACCAGCCGTGTATAACACGTGCAGCATAGCAACATGCTTTGGTATGGTAtaaaaaagtgcttgaaatgtacaGTGTTCAGGCCATatgttatcatatgaatatgaTGACTATATATCTTCCTATTtatcttgctaagcgcgagattaaACAAAAGGAACAATATAATtgttaaattgatatcttatttattattgCATAATGAGGGCGCGGAATCTGATGACCTTATGGCCTGAACACtgtacatttcaagcacttttttattatgaataggatgcatcagaaatcagttgatatatttttaaccattaatgcgagcgcaaatcgcgagccgaaattttgataaactgtcataaaaaggggattttgagtagtttgttatataatcaatattgagacatacataacccgccaatcaaaatgcaagcatgGCAGCGCTAGATACGTTTTTAccatcagacctgaaaagggatattttgaaaactttatgaaatacatgaaaatagtaggtacctgataaataaaaattcgcgtgcgcgcagcgcgagcggaaaatattaatattgagaccataaaactgaaattttttacagagcactttttaaaaatcaatttgtaaatcacacaaattaatgaaaatttcgatttcagaggggaaatatgttttgtttattgacttccaaacttgatatttatgCTCCatgttgaacaagatatgtatataaatgcaAACAGACAAGATATATGAATCACTTAACagacaatacgagcgcgaaagcgcgagcgaaaattttatttagtgacatgaaatatttttttccaagtcttcctctcatcttatttattcatacgtcttcctcctctttttttttctcttttcttttccttcctttttttctttctttcccttgtttttctttttttgctccgccaatagggggaggggcgggCACCTCGGGCCCccacctggatccgcctatgcatcataatcaccaccttcatcatcattaccaccatcatcatcaccaccatcatcagcgCCCCGATCAGTGCATACCATACCAAAGCATGTTGCTATGCTGCACGTGTTATACACGGCTGGTGCGGCACGGCGGATCGGAGAGAGGGGAAATAAtatttcgtgggaacgaaataatattgcgtgggaacgaaatagtatttcgtgggaacgaaataatattgcctGGGAAATAATGTACGGAGAATTTTTTCTCCTCATGTCACCTGGCGGGCTCCGTAGTATAAAACACATTTAGCTGTTACTTCTGCATCTCTAGATGTAAATTGAATGGTTACAAACCCTATAGTCAGTGGGTCCGATACCCGCGGGTCTGATAGTCCGCGGGTCTGTGGGTCCGTTAGTCCGCAGGTCCGATCGTACGTGGGTCTGATAGTCGGTGAATTATCGGGTGGTCTAGTACCACTTGGTCTATACTAATCAGTTCGTCCAACTACACATAGCCTaaactcatttcgtctacaaccagttcggctaatttccaattcgtctaattcccatttGGTTCGACCAGTTGAGCTAATTCTCACTTGGTCTAAAattcaattcgtctaattcccacttggtccaatatccaATGAGCAGTTGGACTAAAACCATTCAGACTAATTTTCcgttggtctaacaccactttgAATAATTTCCACTTTGGCtataatttccacttggtctaattttcattttgtctaatggtctaatgaccgtttggtctaatttaCACCTGGTATaatttccatttagtctaatttccacttggtctaatatccaattggtctaatgatcattttgtctaattgtcATATGCTCTAATATGATCGTTTGGTCTAATTTACACTTTGTCTCAagtccatttggtctaatataaaatcattcataatttatgatttatttgatctaaaattaacaaatatggtcatggataaataaatacacCATGCATCAGTTAATGCATGTTGCCAGGATCCAGAGGGGTAGAGCCGGGGTAGGGATGGTGGCGGGTGCAAAACCTCTCTGTGAAGGATTACCAATGACGAGATAGTATAGTCGTATAGTAGTGTAGTATAGTAATCaaatataattcttataattaggCATATGTCGAATTTCtatgatgatgaaaatcatATCTTACTCATAATCATCACATCACCgcatgcacatgtaaacattCGTAGTATTGGGTGAACAATAAGTTAGGGACCTCATGGTCGAATCagaataacattattatgaaggaatgaaaataaactttaaaaagtttggaaatctgactttgatcgataatcccttcacggttttagtgaatatcaatgtgtgattgatatcaatgaatagatcattttattctctttaaaatgatagcctacatgatatgattttggttcacatggaggtgcagtgccttaaAATGCGGGGCTACTTctaattcaaaagttgcaaattGACACAGTAttgaaaatcactgttttttctGCATTGATGAgcgagtttctcagcggttctttgttttcatgcaccttaacatcaacattagtatggaatcaaacacacctctgcacaagcaagtacataacaaataaacaaacaaacatgcatgcatgggtatttaaaccacgactcaaaccatgt encodes:
- the LOC129264254 gene encoding protein MEMO1-like, giving the protein MYDLSSNYFVSSDNFFNITFSSLFAGKRFRYTFMDKKYSHIFESIEAIDKMGMKLIEQLDPEGFASYLKKYSNTICGRHPIAVLLNAIVAVKEQKNGTQYDMKFLQYTQSNKCTHSSDSSVSYASAAFTMS